In Nostocoides sp. HKS02, the DNA window GTCGCGCAGCCACTGCTGGGCCGTCGGTGAGCTCGGGTCGAGCGGCGGGCCGTCGAACGGGAAGGTCATGGACGTCCGGGTGCTCCCGCATCCTCCTGGACGGCGGCGATCAGCCGCACGTCGAACCCCTCGCGACGGATCCGCTGGTCGACGTAGAGGAGCGCGTCGACGCCCGCGGTGAAGGGGGTGGTGAGCGCGCCAGCGACCAGGCCGCTGACCCCGGCGACGACGGCCTGCCAGACGTAGATGCGGGATGGGTCGCCCGTGCCGAGGATGCCGATCGTGCCGAGCATCGACAGCGGGAACGTCACGACCTCGGCGGCGATCCCGACGATGATCCCCGTGAGGAGCCGGATGCCGAGCACCCGCCAGAACTCGCGACCGCTGGTCAAGCGCCAGGACCGGCGGATGCCGCCACCGACGCCGAGCTGCTCGAGGACCACCGATGGCGCGACGAAGGCCAGCCGGGTCGAGAGGTACAGCGCCACGACGGCAGCGACGAACCCTGCCCCGACCACCAGCAGGACCGCGCCGATGATCCCCGCGGGGTCGGTCGAGGGGTCGCCCGACTGGATGGCGCTGACCAGTGCGAGGACCGGCGCGACGAGCAGGCTGGCCACGGCCGCGACGATCGACAGGCTGGCCACGACGGTGGCGCCGACCAGGGGCATCAGCCGACCCCGCGTGCCCTCCCACGTCTGGGCTGCGCTGACCCGGCGCCCGCGGATCGCCTGCCCGATGACGAACGCGAGGAACCCGCTCAGCAGGATCGAGGACAGCGAGGTGCCGACGCTGGGGAGGTAGCCGCCGAGCATGCCGAGGACGGGGATCGACTCGGACTCCTGGGGCGCCGTCTCGAGTGAGCTGACCCACGCGCCGAGCGCGGTGGTGGGAACAAGGAAGATGAGCGTGGTGACCAGCGCGAGTCCCACGGTGGCGCCGACGTTGCCGCGGACCGCCTTGACGGCCGCGCCGTAGAGGTCGCCGAGACCGAGCGGGCGCAACGGGATGATGCCCGGGCGGAACTCCATCATCAGCGGGGGCGCCGCGGCCCCGGGCGCGCCAGGGCCGTACGGAGGTCCGGGTGCCGGGCTGTACTGAGGTCCGGGGCCCGGGTCGGGCTGGGCACCCGTTCCCGGGGCCACCCACTGCGGTTCGGTCATGGTGTCCTCTCCCCCTCCTGACGTGCTGGAACCCTAACCGAACCACGGGTGTTATGCGGCGAGTCGGCCGATTCGGCAGGCTCTCAGCGGGCCAGGGTGGACAGCGCGGACAGCAGCCGCTCGAGGTCCTGGGCGCGAGCGGACACGGCCCCCAGCGACTCCTGCCGGGCCACGACCCGGGGCTCGTCGCGCATCAGCGCCAGACCGCGACGCACCAGGGTCCACGGCGGCTTGCGGCGCTCGGACAGGTCGCGCAGCAGCCGCCAGACGAACGTCAGTACGCGGTGGTGGTGGACGCAGTACGCGCCGGCGAGCAGGCCGCGCTCGCGCAGGTCGCCGATGACCTCGGCGGCGAAGATGCCCTCGGCGAGGACCAGGTCGTGCGGCCCGGCGGAGACGGTCGTGGTGCCCACGGCCCGGCTGAGCCCGATGTCGTAGACCGGGGTGTCGACCGAGCCGGTGTCGACGAGCGTCGCCAGGGCCAGCACGGCGGCCTCGCCGTCCCACGAGTCGGGGTGGTCCCAGTCGACGATCCCGAGCTCCCTCGCTGCGCGGCATGAGCGGGTCGTCCTCGTCGCGGTAGAAGTCGTCGAGCCGCAGGATCGGCCAGCCGTGGGCGGCGTGGAGCCGCGCCGCCAGACGCGACTTGCCGGCCCCACTGGGACCGGCAAGGACGACCACGCGCGCACGGGTCACGGAGGTCAGCGGCCCTTGGGGTGCCAGACCGTCTTGGTCTCGAGGAAGGCGGTGACCCGGGACAGGTCGGGCGTCACGGTCCAGTCGGGCTCGATGGCGTCGCTGCCGATGCCGGCGGGCCGCAGGACCCGCTTGAGGTTCTCGGCGGCGGCGAGCTCGAGGTCACCCCACGCGAGGTCCTCGGCGTCGGCCGCGCCCGAAAGGTCGATGGCGTTGACGTCACGGTGGGAGGCCAGCCACGGAGCGACCTCGGCGGTGCGCCCGGTGATGAGGTTGACCACCCCGCTGGGCACGTCGGAGGTCGCCAGCGCCTCGGACAGCGTGATCGCGGGCAGCGGGCGTCGCTCGCTGGTGAGGACCACCGCGGTGTTGCCCGAGACGATCACCGGGGCGAGCACCGAGACCAGGCCGAGCAACGACGAGCCCTGTGGGGCGAGGGACCGCCACCACCCCGGTGGGCTCCGGCGCAGAGATGTCGAAGTACGGGCCGGCCACGGGGTTGAGGCCGCCGAGCACCTGTGCCAGCTTGTCGGTCCACCCGGCATACCAGACCCAGCGGTCGATGGCCGCCGAGACGATCGTCTCGGCGCGACGCTCGGCCACGCCCTCGCTCGCCCGCACGTCGGCGACGAACTGGGCCCGACGACCCTCCATCACCTCGGCGACGCGGTAGAGCACCTGCCCGCGGTTGTATGCCGTGGCGCCGGCCCAGCCGGCAAACGCCGCCCGAGCCGCGACGACCGCGTCGCGGGCGTCCTTGCGCGAGCCCATCGAGGCGTTGGCGAGGAACTGCGGCGAGCGCCCGGCCGAGAACACCTCGTAGGAACGGCCGGACTCGGAGCGCGGGAACTTCCCGGCGATGTAGAGCTTGTAGGTCTTGCGCACGTCGACGCGGGCATCGGTGCTGCTGCGCTGGGTGGGAGGCATGACGGGGCTCACCGAGTGCTTTCTGTCGTGACGTAGGCGGACAGGCCGTGGCGGCCGCCCTCGCGGCCGTAGCCGGACTCCTTGTACCCGCCGAACGGGCTGGTCGGGTCGAACTTGTTGAAGGTGTTGGCCCACACGACGCCGGCCCGCAGCTGGTCGGCCATCCAGAGGATGCGCGAGCCCTTCTCGGTCCAGACACCGGCCGACAGGCCGTAGGGCGTGTTGTTGGCCTTGGCGACGGCCTCGTGGGGGGTGCGGAAGGTCAGCACCGACAGCACCGGCCCGAAGATCTCCTCCTGGGCGATCCGGTGGGTCTGGCTGACGCCGGTGAAGACGGTCGGCCGGAACCAGAAGCCCTTCGCCGGCAGCTCGCAGCCGGTGTCCCAGCGCTCGGCGCCCTCGGCCTCGCCGGCCGCGGTCAGCTCGGTGATGCGCTGCAGCTGCGCCTTGGAGTTGATCGCGCCCACGTCGGTGTTCTTGTCGAGCGGGTCGCCGACCCGCAGCGTGGCCAGCCGACGCTTGAGTCGCTTCTCGACCTCGTCGGCGATGGTCTCCTGGACGAGCAGTCGCGACCCGGCGCAGCAGACGTGGCCCTGGTTGAAGAAGATGCCGTTGACGATGCCCTCGACGGCCTGGTCGAGCGGCGCGTCGTCGAAGACGATGTTCGCGGCCTTGCCGCCGAGCTCGAGGGTGGCCTTCTTGCGGGTGCCGGCGATGGAGCGGGCGATCATCTTGCCGACGCCCGTGGAGCCGGTGAACGCCAGCTTGTCGATGTCGGGGTGGTCGACGATGGCCTGGCCGGTGGCGCCGGCCCCCGTGATGATGTTGACGACGCCCGGGGGCAGGTCGGCCTGCTGGACCACCTCGGCGAAGAGCAACGCGGTCAGCGGTGTGGTCTCGGCCGGCTTGATGACCACGGTGTTGCCCGTGGCCAGCGCGGGGGCGATCTTCCAGGCCAGCATGAGCAGCGGGAAGTTCCACGGGATGACCTGGCCGACGACGCCGTGCGCGCGGGCGCCCGCGCCCAGCCCGGCATACTCCAGCTTGTCGGCCCAGCCCGCGTGGTAGAAGAAGTGCGCGGCGGCGAGGGGCACGTCGACGTCGCGGCTCTCCTTGATCGGCTTGCCGTTGTCGAGGCTCTCGAGGACCGCGAACTCGCGGGCGCGCTCCTGGAGGATGCGCGCGATCCGGAAGAGGTACTTGCCGCGGTCGGCGCCGGACATCCGGCCCCACACACCGGCATAGGCGCGCCGGGCCGCGGCGACCGCGCGGTCGACGTCGGCCTCGCTCGCAGACGAGATCTCGGCGAGGACCTCCTCGGTGGCGGGGCTGATCGACTTGAACGCCGACCCGCCCTGTGACTCGGTGAACTCACCGTTGATGAACAAGCCGTAGGAGGGCTTGATGTCGACGACTGCCCGGGACTCAGGAGCAGGTGCGTACTCGAACGTGGCCATGTGCGGAAATGTCCTCAGGGTGGAAGGTCAGTAGAGGCTGGGCGAGTCGTCGGTGACGTAGTCGGGCCCGGAGTAGGCGCCGGTCGCGAGCTTCTGGCGCTGGAGCAGCAGGTCGTTGAGCAGGCTGGAGGCGCCGAAGCGGAACCAGTACGGGTCGAGCCAGTCGTCGCCGGCCACCTCGCTGACCGCGACGAGGAACTTCAGGGCGTCCTTGCTGGTGCGTATGCCGCCCGCGGGCTTCACGCCGACCATCTCGCCGGTGGTCTCGCGCCAGTCGCGGACGGCCTCGAGCATGACGAGGGTCACCGGGAGGGTGGCGGCGGGGGACACCTTGCCCGTGGAGGTCTTGATGAAGTCGCCGCCGGCGAGCATGCACAGCCACGAGGCGCGGCGGACGTTGTCGTAGGTGACGAGCTCGCCGGTCTCCATGATCACCTTGAGGCGGGCCGACCCGCAGGCCTCCTTGACCTCGGCGATCTCGCGGAACACGCCGAGGTAGTCGCCCGAGAGGAACGCGCCGCGGTCGATGACCATGTCGATCTCGTCGGCCCCCGCCGCCACGGCGTCGCGGGTGTCGGCGAGCTTGACCGGCATCAGGGCCCGGCCGCTGGGAAAGGCTGTCGCGACGGCGGCCACCTTGACGCCGCTCGCACCGAGGGCTGCCTTGGCCACGGGGACCATGTCGCCGTACACGCAGATCGCCGCGGGCCGGGGCGTCGCGGGGTCGGTGGGGTCGGGGCTGATCGCCTTGGCGCACAGGCCGCGGACCTTGCCCGCCGTGTCGGCGCCCTCGAGGGTGGTGAGGTCGATCATCGAGATCGCGGTGTCGATGCCCCACGCCTTCGCGGTGGTCTTGATCGACCGCGACCCGAGCCCGGCGGCGCGGCTCTCGCACCCGACCTGGTCGACGCCGGGCAGGCCGTGGAGCCAGCTGGTCAGGGCGGAGTTCGTCAGGCGGGAGACGCCGAGGAGGTCGCGCGCCCGGGCGGTCGCGTCGACCGAGGGGGCTGCCGGGGCGACGGTGGAGGAGGTGCTCACCACGTGATTCTAGCGGTGTCTCAGAGTGTGGTCAGCGCACCCATGGCCTCGCGCACGCGTGCCAGCCGGGCCGCCGCAGCCGCCTTGGACTCGGCGAGCGCTGCAGCGTCGGCCACCGGCTCGATGACCTCGAGGTAGACCTTGAGCTTGGGCTCGGTGCCCGAGGGGCGCACGATGACGCGCGAGTTGTCCTCGAGGTAGTAGCGCAGGCCGTCGGTCGGTGGCAGGCGGTCGCTGCCCAGCGCGAGGTCGTCGGCACGGGCGACGGACAGGCCGGCGATGGCCTGGGGAGGGTTCTCGCGCAGCCTGGCCATCACGGTGCCGATGAGCGACAGGTCGGCGACCCGGACCGAGAACGCATCGGTCGCATGCACGCCATGGGCCACCGCCAGCTCGTCGAGCCGGTCGGTGAGGGTGCGGCCCTGCGCCTTGAGGGTGGCGGCCAGCTCGGCCATGAGCAGGCAGGCGCTGACGCCGTCCTTGTCGCGGACGTGCCCGGGGTCGACGCAGTAGCCGAGGGCCTCCTCGTAGCCGTAGCGCAGTCCCTCGACGCGCGCGATCCACTTGAACCCGGTCAGGGTCTCCTCGTGGCGGATCCCGGCCGCCGAGGCCATCGCGGCGAGCAGCCGGGAGGAGACGATCGAGCACGCGAAGACGGCGTCGTCGTCGACACCGCGCTCCAGCACGTGCGACCCCAGCAGTGCGCCCACCTCGTCGCCGCGCAGCATGTGCCACTCGCCGCCGTCGGGGACGGCCACGGCGCAGCGGTCGGCATCGGGGTCGTTGGCGAGCACGAGGTCGGGATGGGTGGAGCGGGCGAGGTCGAGGGCCGCGTCGATCGCCCCGGGCTCCTCTGGGTTGGGGAACGAGACCGTCGGGAAGTCGGCGTCAGGGTGCTGCTGGCTCTCCACCGGGGTGGGGGCGGGGAAGCCGGCGAGGTCGAACACCCGCAGCAGGGTGTCGCTGCCCACGCCGTGCAGGGCCGTGTGGACGACCGACAGGTCGCGGGGGCTCTCGGGGGCCACTACGGCCGCGGTCGCCTCGAGGTAGGCCGCGAGAACGTCGTCCCCGAGCGTCTCCCAGCCGTCGTCGGCCAGGGGGACGTCGGCCACCGCCGCGATGCGCGCGATCTTGCGCCCGATCTCGACGTCGGCGGGCGGAACGATCTGGGATCCGTCGCCGAGATAGACCTTGTAGCCGTTGTCCTGGGGTGGGTTGTGGCTCGCGGTGACCATGACGCCGGCGTCGGCACCGAGGTGTCGGATCGCGAACGCCAGCACCGGCGTCGGGAGGGTGTGTGGCAGCACCGCGGCCCGGCCTCCGGCCCCGACGACGACGGCAGCGGTGTCGCGCGCGAACACGTCGGAGTTGCGTCGGGCGTCGTACCCGATGACGACGAACGGCTCGGGTGCCGTGGCCTTGAGGTATGCCGTGAGCCCGGCAGCCGCGCGGATGACCACGGAGCGGTTCATCCGGTTCGGGCCGGCCCCGAGGGCGCCGCGCAGGCCGGCGGTCCCGAACTCCAGCAGGCCCGAGAAGCGGTCTGCCAGGTCGGCCACCGCGGCCGCGTCGCCCTGCTTCGCCTTGGCGAGGGCGGTTCCGAGCTCGACCCGGGTCTCGTGGTCCGGGTCGTCGTCCACCCAGGCCTGTGCCGCGTCGATGAGCTCCTGGGCGAGCGTCTCGGCAGCCGAAGGCGCCGTCGTCCCGTTCCGTCCGTGCCGCGCGGCATACATCATCGTGGTGGTCCTCTCAGATCGTGGCGACGACGGCGGCCAGGAGCCGGCCGCAGCGCTCGGCAGCTGCCTGGCCCGCCTCGAGGACCTCCTGGTGCGACAGTGGCTGGTCGCTGATCCCGGCGGCGAGGTTGGTCACGAGGGAGATGCCCAGCACCTCGAGGCCGGCCTGACGGGCAGCGATGGCTTCCAGCGTCGTCGACATGCCCACGAGGTCACCCCCGAGGATCTTGGCCATCTGCACCTCGGCAGGCGTCTCGTAGTGCGGGCCGCGGAACTGGACGTAGACGCCCTCGTCGAGGTCGGCGTCGACCTCGCGGGCCAGGGCACGCAGCCGGGGCGAGTAGAGGTCGGTGAGGTCGACGAAGTTCGCGCCCTCGATCGGGGAGTGGGCGGTGAGGTTGAGGTGGTCGCGGATGAGGACCGGGGTGCCCGGCGACCACGCCGGGTTGAGCCCTCCGCAGCCGTTGGTGAGGACGATGGTGGAACAGCCGGCCGCGGCGGCCGTGCGCACCGCGTGGACGACCGAGCGGACACCCTTGCCCTCGTAGAAGTGGGTGCGCGTGCCGTAGACCAGGGCGCGGCGACCGGTGTCACCGATGGCCACCGAGCGCATGGTGCCGGAGTGGCCTGCCACGGCGGCCTTGGCGAAGCCGGGGACGTCGGCGTTGTCGATCGTGGTCAGCGTCTCGCCGATGAGGTCGCCGGTCTGGCCCCAGCCGGAGCCCAGCACGAGCGCCACGTCATGGCGCTCGGTCCCGGTGCGTTCCGCGATGACCGCCGCGGCGGCTCGGGCGACGTCGAAGGGGTCGGTCGCGGGGTCGGACAGGTCGGGGGCGCCGGCTGACGTGCGGCTCTGCTCGCTCACTCCCGCAGACTACCGACCAGCGGGAGCGGCCACGCACCTCAGTCGGCGGCCACCGCCAGGGCGGGGACGCCGGTCGGCCGGACGTTGACGGGGTCACCCGGGCTGAACTGGGCCACCGTCGCGCTCGGCACCTGCACGAGGACGGTGTCCGCGCCGTCCCGCCCAGCGGCCGGCACGGACACCACGACTCGTCCGTGTGCACCGAGGAAGCTGGCGCTCACGACGGTGCCGGCGCCGTCGCCGTCGCCACCGGTCGGGCCGGACTGCACGGCGAGGTGCTCCGGCCGGACGAGCACCGTGACCGGCCCGGCCGACGCCGAACCGGGCAGCAGCGGGACCGCCGCCCCCAGCACGGTGGCGCCGTCGCCGGACGCCGTGCCACGCAGCCGGTTGGTCACGCCGACGAAGTCCGCCACGAACTCGGTCGCCGGCTGGGAGTACAGCTCCTGGGGTGGGGCGATCTGCTCGAGGCTGCCACTGCGCATCACGCCGACCCGGTCGGCGACGGCCAGCGCCTCCTCCTGGTCGTGGGTGACGAACAGCGTGGTCGTGCCGACATCGAGCTGGATGCGCCGGATCTCGTCGCGCAGCTGCACGCGGACCTTGGCGTCGAGGGCCGAGAGCGGCTCGTCGAGGAGCAGGACCTGCGGCTCGATGGCCAGGGCGCGGGCCAGGGCGACCCGCTGCTGCTGACCGCCCGACATCTGGTGGGCGTACCGGTCGGCCTGGCTCGAGAGGCCCACCAGCTCGAGCATCTCGGCGGTCCGCTTGCGACGTCGCTCAGCGGCGTGGCCGCGCAGCTGGAGGCCGAACTCGACGTTCTGCCGCGCCGTGAGGTGGGGAAAGAGGCTGTACGCCTGGAAGACCATCCCCATGTCGCGCCGGTTGGTCGGAACGCGGGTGATGTCCTTGCCGCCCACCTCGATCCGGCCGGCGTCCGGGTCCTCCAGACCGGCCAGGCATCGCAGCGCCGTCGTCTTGCCACAGCCGGAGGGGCCGAGCAGTGCGACGAGCTCGCCAGGAGCGAGGTGCAGGGTGAGGTCGTCGAGGGCGACGACCGGACCGTAGGTCCGGCGCAGCCCGGTGAGCTCGACGCCGACGCCGGCGGATGCACTCGGGGCACTCAGGGCACTCATCGGGTCTCCTTGCGGTTGCGGCGCAGGCGGGCCAGCGGGGCGACGGCCCCGCGCTGGCCGCCCACGAACGACATGGCGAACAGGACCAGGAAGGCGAAGACGAGCGAAGCCAGGCCGACAGCGACCGAGATCTGCGCGTCGGACTTGCCCAGCAGGAACATCGCCACCTGGAGGTTGGTGCGGCTGAACAGGTTGGCGATGGTGAACTCGCCCAGGGTGAGGGCCACTGCGAGGAAGGATGCCGACAGCACGGCGGTGCGCAGGTTGGGCAGGATGACCCGCGCCATGACCGTCGGCCAGCTCGCCCCGAGCGAGCGCGCGGCCTCGCTGAGCGTGCGGACGTCGATGGCTCGCAGTCCGGCGTCGATGGCGCGGTACGCATAGGGCAGCACCAGTACGACGTAGGCGAAGGCCAGCCAGATCGTCGCGCCGCCGAGGAAGTAGGTCACCCAGGCGTAGACCGGGGTGAGGCCCACGACGAGCACGATGGCCGGCACCGTCAGCGGCAGCAGGCAGAGGAACTCGACGGTGCGCGTCGCCCCCGGGACCCGCAGCCGGACCCAGGTCATCGTCGGGACGAGCAGGACGAGCATGATCCCGACCGTGAGCACCGCCAGACCGACCGAGGCGAGGAAGCCTGCCTGCAGGTCGGGGTACCGCTGGGAGATCGCAGGGAAGTTGAGCAAGGTGGTCCACGTCTGGAGGCTGCGGTTGCCCGAGGCGTCGCGGGTCGTGAAGTCCAGGCTCGCGACCAGCGGGGTGAAGAAGAAGAGCAGGACCACGGTGACGACCACCCACCGCAGGACGTCCTGGCGGCGGCGGAAGGCCGCCCGCTGCCCCCGGCCGCCGCTCATCGGACGAGCCACCGCGACGCGCGCCGGTCGAGGATGACGTAGGCCGTCATGACGACGGCGACCACGACCACCATCTCCAGGGCCATCGCCTTGCCGACGTTCTCCTGGCCGAGGATGACCTCGGAGGTGAAGGTGCCGCCGATCTCGAGGGGTAGCAGGGGTGACCCCTGCGAGACCAGGGCCGCGGCGGTGGCATACGCGCTGAACGCGTTCGTGAACAGCAGCAGCAGACCGCCGATGAACGAGGGCATGAGGATCGGCGCGGCCACCTTGCGCCAGTAGAGGAAGGTGCTGCCCCCCAGCGTCTCCGTCGCCTCCCGCCACTGTGGCTTGAGCCCCTCGACGGCCGGGAGGAAGACGATGAGCATCAACGGGATCTGGAAGTACAGGTAGACGAGCATCAGGCCCTTGTCCCACTCGTACAGCCAGAGGCCGCCGCTGGAGTCGAGGCCCGCGCTCGTGAGGACCTTCGTGAGGTAGCCGGTGGCGCTGAAGGTGGCGAGGAAGGCGAAGGCCAGTGCGACGCCACCGAACTGCGCGAGCACGCCACACAGCGAGGTGATGAACTTCTTGAGGACCCCGCCGGGTCTCCCGGTGGACACGGCATACGCGAGGAGGGCACCGATCACCGCGCCGGCCAGCGCGGTCACCGCCGAGAGCACCACCGAGTGCCACAAGGCGGTGGTGACGGCCGGCTGGCCCAGCGCCCGGAGGTTGGACAGGGTGAACCCGCCCTTGCCGCCGACGAAGGCCCCGATGACGACGACCAGCGTCGGGATGATGAGGAACACCGCGACGTAGGCGAAGAACGGGACGACGCCGAGCAGGGCGCCCGATGGCCGGCGGCCACCGAGCGCCCTGCGAGCGGGTCGGTCAGCCAACGGCGTTGGCCCAGTTCGCGGCGAGGTACGCCTTCGCCTTGTCGGAGTCCGCCTGGGTGGGGATGGTCGGCGTGCCGGAGACCTGCGGCAGCGCTGCGGCGGCCGTCTGGTCCAGCGTGCCGGCCGTCTTCATCGCGTCGAACCGGACGGGCCGGGCGCCACCCTTGAGCCAGAGGTTCTGGCCGTCGTCGGAGTAGAGGAACTCCTGCCACAGCCGGGCCGCCGCGGGGTGCGGGGCGTCCTTGCTGATGGCCTGCACGTAGTAGCCGCCGAGGACGGCGTTCTGCGGCACGAAGACCTTCCAGGTCTTGACCTTGCTGCTCTGCGCGGCGTTGAGGTAGTCCCAGTC includes these proteins:
- a CDS encoding glycerophosphoryl diester phosphodiesterase membrane domain-containing protein; its protein translation is MTEPQWVAPGTGAQPDPGPGPQYSPAPGPPYGPGAPGAAAPPLMMEFRPGIIPLRPLGLGDLYGAAVKAVRGNVGATVGLALVTTLIFLVPTTALGAWVSSLETAPQESESIPVLGMLGGYLPSVGTSLSSILLSGFLAFVIGQAIRGRRVSAAQTWEGTRGRLMPLVGATVVASLSIVAAVASLLVAPVLALVSAIQSGDPSTDPAGIIGAVLLVVGAGFVAAVVALYLSTRLAFVAPSVVLEQLGVGGGIRRSWRLTSGREFWRVLGIRLLTGIIVGIAAEVVTFPLSMLGTIGILGTGDPSRIYVWQAVVAGVSGLVAGALTTPFTAGVDALLYVDQRIRREGFDVRLIAAVQEDAGAPGRP
- a CDS encoding aldehyde dehydrogenase family protein, producing MATFEYAPAPESRAVVDIKPSYGLFINGEFTESQGGSAFKSISPATEEVLAEISSASEADVDRAVAAARRAYAGVWGRMSGADRGKYLFRIARILQERAREFAVLESLDNGKPIKESRDVDVPLAAAHFFYHAGWADKLEYAGLGAGARAHGVVGQVIPWNFPLLMLAWKIAPALATGNTVVIKPAETTPLTALLFAEVVQQADLPPGVVNIITGAGATGQAIVDHPDIDKLAFTGSTGVGKMIARSIAGTRKKATLELGGKAANIVFDDAPLDQAVEGIVNGIFFNQGHVCCAGSRLLVQETIADEVEKRLKRRLATLRVGDPLDKNTDVGAINSKAQLQRITELTAAGEAEGAERWDTGCELPAKGFWFRPTVFTGVSQTHRIAQEEIFGPVLSVLTFRTPHEAVAKANNTPYGLSAGVWTEKGSRILWMADQLRAGVVWANTFNKFDPTSPFGGYKESGYGREGGRHGLSAYVTTESTR
- the deoC gene encoding deoxyribose-phosphate aldolase, with protein sequence MSTSSTVAPAAPSVDATARARDLLGVSRLTNSALTSWLHGLPGVDQVGCESRAAGLGSRSIKTTAKAWGIDTAISMIDLTTLEGADTAGKVRGLCAKAISPDPTDPATPRPAAICVYGDMVPVAKAALGASGVKVAAVATAFPSGRALMPVKLADTRDAVAAGADEIDMVIDRGAFLSGDYLGVFREIAEVKEACGSARLKVIMETGELVTYDNVRRASWLCMLAGGDFIKTSTGKVSPAATLPVTLVMLEAVRDWRETTGEMVGVKPAGGIRTSKDALKFLVAVSEVAGDDWLDPYWFRFGASSLLNDLLLQRQKLATGAYSGPDYVTDDSPSLY
- a CDS encoding phospho-sugar mutase, encoding MYAARHGRNGTTAPSAAETLAQELIDAAQAWVDDDPDHETRVELGTALAKAKQGDAAAVADLADRFSGLLEFGTAGLRGALGAGPNRMNRSVVIRAAAGLTAYLKATAPEPFVVIGYDARRNSDVFARDTAAVVVGAGGRAAVLPHTLPTPVLAFAIRHLGADAGVMVTASHNPPQDNGYKVYLGDGSQIVPPADVEIGRKIARIAAVADVPLADDGWETLGDDVLAAYLEATAAVVAPESPRDLSVVHTALHGVGSDTLLRVFDLAGFPAPTPVESQQHPDADFPTVSFPNPEEPGAIDAALDLARSTHPDLVLANDPDADRCAVAVPDGGEWHMLRGDEVGALLGSHVLERGVDDDAVFACSIVSSRLLAAMASAAGIRHEETLTGFKWIARVEGLRYGYEEALGYCVDPGHVRDKDGVSACLLMAELAATLKAQGRTLTDRLDELAVAHGVHATDAFSVRVADLSLIGTVMARLRENPPQAIAGLSVARADDLALGSDRLPPTDGLRYYLEDNSRVIVRPSGTEPKLKVYLEVIEPVADAAALAESKAAAAARLARVREAMGALTTL
- a CDS encoding purine-nucleoside phosphorylase, translating into MSEQSRTSAGAPDLSDPATDPFDVARAAAAVIAERTGTERHDVALVLGSGWGQTGDLIGETLTTIDNADVPGFAKAAVAGHSGTMRSVAIGDTGRRALVYGTRTHFYEGKGVRSVVHAVRTAAAAGCSTIVLTNGCGGLNPAWSPGTPVLIRDHLNLTAHSPIEGANFVDLTDLYSPRLRALAREVDADLDEGVYVQFRGPHYETPAEVQMAKILGGDLVGMSTTLEAIAARQAGLEVLGISLVTNLAAGISDQPLSHQEVLEAGQAAAERCGRLLAAVVATI
- a CDS encoding ABC transporter ATP-binding protein; translation: MSALSAPSASAGVGVELTGLRRTYGPVVALDDLTLHLAPGELVALLGPSGCGKTTALRCLAGLEDPDAGRIEVGGKDITRVPTNRRDMGMVFQAYSLFPHLTARQNVEFGLQLRGHAAERRRKRTAEMLELVGLSSQADRYAHQMSGGQQQRVALARALAIEPQVLLLDEPLSALDAKVRVQLRDEIRRIQLDVGTTTLFVTHDQEEALAVADRVGVMRSGSLEQIAPPQELYSQPATEFVADFVGVTNRLRGTASGDGATVLGAAVPLLPGSASAGPVTVLVRPEHLAVQSGPTGGDGDGAGTVVSASFLGAHGRVVVSVPAAGRDGADTVLVQVPSATVAQFSPGDPVNVRPTGVPALAVAAD
- a CDS encoding ABC transporter permease, with the translated sequence MSGGRGQRAAFRRRQDVLRWVVVTVVLLFFFTPLVASLDFTTRDASGNRSLQTWTTLLNFPAISQRYPDLQAGFLASVGLAVLTVGIMLVLLVPTMTWVRLRVPGATRTVEFLCLLPLTVPAIVLVVGLTPVYAWVTYFLGGATIWLAFAYVVLVLPYAYRAIDAGLRAIDVRTLSEAARSLGASWPTVMARVILPNLRTAVLSASFLAVALTLGEFTIANLFSRTNLQVAMFLLGKSDAQISVAVGLASLVFAFLVLFAMSFVGGQRGAVAPLARLRRNRKETR
- a CDS encoding ABC transporter permease subunit, giving the protein MADRPARRALGGRRPSGALLGVVPFFAYVAVFLIIPTLVVVIGAFVGGKGGFTLSNLRALGQPAVTTALWHSVVLSAVTALAGAVIGALLAYAVSTGRPGGVLKKFITSLCGVLAQFGGVALAFAFLATFSATGYLTKVLTSAGLDSSGGLWLYEWDKGLMLVYLYFQIPLMLIVFLPAVEGLKPQWREATETLGGSTFLYWRKVAAPILMPSFIGGLLLLFTNAFSAYATAAALVSQGSPLLPLEIGGTFTSEVILGQENVGKAMALEMVVVVAVVMTAYVILDRRASRWLVR